A single region of the Deltaproteobacteria bacterium genome encodes:
- a CDS encoding Hsp20/alpha crystallin family protein encodes MEVRTMRFGLKKWDPVRELSTLQSEMEDLFRKLTGGFGLEFAKGQWYPTVESYLEGDKLHVRADLPGMDPADIDVSIAGNMLTIKGERKSERKEKESEYLFCETSYGSFERTITLPEGVDTENVHAEYKGGVLEITMPAKGAALPRKVHVTVAKEEKERKAA; translated from the coding sequence ATGGAGGTGAGAACGATGCGGTTTGGACTCAAGAAATGGGACCCCGTAAGGGAGCTCTCCACTCTCCAGAGCGAGATGGAAGACCTCTTCAGGAAACTTACCGGCGGTTTCGGTCTTGAGTTCGCAAAGGGTCAGTGGTACCCCACCGTGGAAAGCTACCTCGAAGGCGACAAGCTGCACGTGAGGGCCGATCTGCCCGGTATGGATCCCGCGGACATCGACGTCTCCATTGCAGGCAACATGCTCACCATCAAGGGTGAGAGGAAGTCGGAGAGGAAGGAGAAGGAGAGCGAGTACCTCTTCTGCGAAACCTCTTACGGCAGCTTCGAGCGGACCATAACCCTGCCCGAGGGCGTGGACACGGAGAACGTCCATGCCGAGTACAAGGGCGGCGTACTCGAGATCACCATGCCCGCCAAGGGCGCCGCGCTTCCCCGCAAGGTGCACGTCACCGTGGCGAAGGAAGAGAAGGAGCGCAAGGCCGCCTGA